The following proteins are co-located in the Candidatus Methylomirabilota bacterium genome:
- a CDS encoding thiamine pyrophosphate-dependent enzyme has translation MDVKGLSGAEAFVGLLGKMGIEYIFASPGSEWAPVWEYLAKPCSQRDAIPRYLSSRHEEISLGMASGYAKATGKLPAVMLHTTVGALHATMALRGALHEGVPMVVFTGESIGFGEEQGPDPGAQWLRHLADVGGPARLVEPCVKWSVGVNTPALMPATIQRACQLAMSIPRGPVFVSLPMEYLFATMATNAPAAASLPHCPTADPRGIEELARMLAEAKHPVIIPEELGRTVGAVERLVELAELLGAPVVETRDPGYVNFPRTHPLHGGNDPGPYLKDADLVLLLNALRPWHPLSAGPRGARVAVLGESPLRPELPYWGLSVDLCLAGEPESSLGQLVERLTKRIAGDATRARRAAEWGKRHQQRRQAWEEEALALKNRRPIDTRWIVHELNEVLPSDAIVVDETITHRSHIVSHLDRLKPGAFFSGFCGGLGTGLGTALGVKAAAPARPVIVTIGDGAFSYNPVLAALGLAQEYGMPLLIVMFNNHGYLSQKSGVPRYYPEGWAVKSKTFVGTSITPSPDYAAIARAFDGYGEKVEEPSEVRPALERGLKAVASGQLALIDVWLDAVN, from the coding sequence ATGGACGTGAAGGGCTTGAGCGGCGCGGAGGCGTTTGTGGGCCTGCTGGGCAAGATGGGGATCGAGTACATCTTCGCCTCCCCGGGCTCTGAATGGGCGCCCGTATGGGAGTATCTGGCCAAGCCGTGCTCACAGCGCGACGCCATTCCCCGATACCTCTCCTCGCGACACGAGGAGATCAGCCTCGGCATGGCGAGCGGTTACGCCAAGGCGACCGGCAAGTTGCCGGCGGTGATGCTCCACACGACGGTCGGGGCGCTCCACGCGACGATGGCGCTTCGTGGCGCGCTGCACGAGGGGGTTCCGATGGTGGTGTTCACCGGTGAATCGATCGGGTTCGGCGAGGAACAGGGGCCCGACCCCGGCGCGCAATGGCTTCGTCACCTCGCCGACGTGGGTGGCCCGGCCCGACTGGTCGAGCCGTGCGTGAAGTGGAGCGTCGGCGTCAATACGCCGGCGCTCATGCCCGCGACGATCCAGCGCGCCTGTCAACTCGCCATGTCGATTCCCCGAGGCCCGGTCTTCGTCTCCCTCCCCATGGAGTACCTCTTCGCGACGATGGCCACGAATGCCCCGGCGGCGGCGAGCCTCCCCCACTGTCCGACGGCCGATCCGCGAGGGATCGAAGAGCTGGCCCGCATGCTGGCCGAGGCGAAGCACCCGGTCATCATCCCCGAGGAGCTCGGGCGAACCGTCGGTGCTGTCGAGCGGCTCGTCGAGCTGGCTGAGCTGCTTGGCGCTCCGGTCGTGGAGACGCGCGACCCCGGATACGTCAACTTTCCGCGCACCCATCCCCTGCATGGTGGCAACGACCCGGGGCCCTACCTGAAGGACGCCGATCTGGTGCTTCTGCTGAACGCGCTCCGTCCCTGGCATCCTCTGTCGGCCGGTCCGAGGGGAGCCAGAGTGGCGGTGCTGGGCGAAAGCCCGCTGCGTCCCGAGCTTCCTTATTGGGGGCTGTCGGTCGACCTCTGCCTCGCGGGTGAGCCGGAAAGCTCGCTGGGCCAACTCGTCGAGCGATTGACCAAGCGGATCGCCGGTGACGCGACACGAGCCCGACGGGCCGCCGAGTGGGGCAAACGCCATCAACAGCGCAGGCAGGCGTGGGAAGAAGAAGCGCTGGCGCTCAAGAACCGAAGGCCGATCGACACCCGATGGATCGTGCATGAGCTGAACGAAGTCCTTCCGTCCGACGCGATCGTCGTGGATGAGACGATCACCCACCGCAGCCACATCGTGAGCCATCTCGATCGCCTGAAGCCCGGGGCATTCTTCTCGGGCTTCTGCGGTGGCCTGGGGACCGGCTTGGGGACAGCGCTCGGCGTCAAGGCGGCGGCCCCCGCCCGGCCGGTCATCGTGACCATCGGTGATGGTGCCTTCAGCTACAACCCGGTGCTGGCCGCGTTGGGACTCGCCCAGGAATACGGGATGCCGCTCCTGATCGTGATGTTCAACAACCATGGGTATCTTTCCCAGAAGTCCGGCGTTCCACGGTATTACCCCGAAGGGTGGGCGGTGAAGTCCAAGACCTTTGTGGGCACGTCGATCACACCGAGCCCGGACTATGCTGCCATTGCCCGCGCGTTCGATGGGTACGGGGAGAAGGTGGAGGAGCCGAGCGAGGTGCGGCCCGCCTTGGAGCGCGGGCTCAAGGCCGTCGCCTCCGGCCAACTCGCCCTGATCGACGTTTGGCTCGACGCCGTGAATTAG